A window from Actinomycetes bacterium encodes these proteins:
- a CDS encoding ThuA domain-containing protein, translated as MVAGGRSDGDRPARVDACLIAGGLYHDIDYARRELLDLLAEHDQVRVTVRDDWEDTATLGAADLVVAYTCDVRPSNAAQDSLRAWVEAGGRLVALHGTNSALDVGGPDGVVIPRCFPTLADTLGGQFVAHPPIEPFEVNNVAPDNWLVAGIDDFETTDELYLMEHAESAALTPLLTTTWHGTADGFQESDWTSGDGERLLSYLRPLGQGAVLYNALGHCRGHHDMWPHKDWWPTIERCSWELPQYREMLRRAVRWAMGADS; from the coding sequence ATGGTGGCCGGGGGGCGCAGCGACGGGGACCGACCCGCACGGGTGGACGCCTGCCTCATCGCGGGCGGGCTCTACCACGACATCGACTACGCCCGCCGCGAGCTACTCGACCTGCTCGCCGAGCACGACCAGGTGCGAGTCACGGTGCGCGACGACTGGGAGGACACCGCCACACTCGGCGCCGCCGACCTCGTCGTGGCCTACACCTGCGACGTTCGTCCCAGCAACGCGGCCCAGGACTCGCTGCGCGCATGGGTTGAGGCCGGCGGCCGGCTGGTGGCGCTGCACGGCACCAACTCGGCGCTGGACGTGGGCGGGCCTGACGGTGTGGTCATCCCCCGCTGCTTCCCCACCCTCGCCGACACACTGGGTGGGCAGTTCGTCGCCCACCCGCCGATCGAACCGTTCGAGGTGAACAACGTCGCTCCCGACAACTGGCTCGTGGCCGGCATCGACGACTTCGAGACCACCGACGAGTTGTACCTGATGGAGCACGCGGAGAGCGCGGCGCTCACGCCGCTGCTGACGACCACCTGGCACGGCACGGCCGACGGGTTCCAGGAATCTGACTGGACCAGCGGCGACGGTGAACGGCTCTTGAGCTACTTGCGGCCCCTCGGGCAGGGCGCCGTGCTCTACAACGCCCTCGGGCACTGCCGCGGCCACCACGACATGTGGCCGCACAAGGACTGGTGGCCCACGATCGAGCGGTGCTCGTGGGAGTTGCCCCAGTACCGTGAAATGCTTCGCCGGGCGGTCCGCTGGGCGATGGGAGCCGACTCATGA
- a CDS encoding SDR family oxidoreductase, whose product MDLGLKGKRALVTGSTKGIGRAVAETLLAEGASVAICARSADDVETAVKELSELAQDGAKVTGGTVDASDLASLEAWIASSADELGGIDIYVHNTSGKPQKVLAEWQKNFEIDLVALVGGVAAAREALADGGGALVSIGTTAAAEHFGSGSGSYSAFKAAVTNWTLGQAQVLGADGIRCNVVSPGPVFVEGGDWHNIQTAKPDFYEATVASHPTGRIGNTADIANAVTFLASDAAAHINGTNVTVDGGFLKRVNY is encoded by the coding sequence ATGGACCTCGGACTCAAGGGCAAGCGGGCACTGGTCACCGGCTCGACGAAGGGCATCGGCCGCGCCGTGGCCGAGACATTGCTGGCCGAGGGCGCGTCGGTCGCCATCTGCGCACGCAGCGCCGACGACGTGGAGACCGCCGTGAAGGAGCTCTCCGAGCTCGCCCAGGACGGCGCCAAGGTCACCGGCGGCACCGTCGACGCATCCGACCTCGCCTCGCTCGAAGCATGGATCGCATCCAGCGCCGACGAGCTCGGCGGGATCGACATCTACGTGCACAACACCTCGGGCAAACCCCAGAAGGTTCTCGCCGAGTGGCAGAAGAACTTCGAGATCGACCTCGTTGCCCTGGTGGGCGGCGTCGCCGCCGCCAGGGAAGCACTTGCAGACGGCGGCGGTGCGCTGGTGAGCATCGGAACCACCGCGGCAGCCGAGCACTTCGGCTCGGGCTCCGGCAGCTACAGCGCCTTCAAGGCAGCGGTCACCAACTGGACACTCGGCCAGGCGCAGGTACTCGGCGCCGACGGCATCCGCTGCAACGTTGTGTCGCCCGGCCCGGTCTTCGTGGAGGGCGGCGACTGGCACAACATCCAGACCGCCAAGCCCGACTTCTACGAGGCCACCGTTGCCTCGCACCCCACAGGGCGCATCGGCAACACGGCCGACATCGCGAATGCGGTCACCTTCCTCGCAAGCGACGCGGCAGCGCACATCAACGGCACCAACGTGACCGTGGATGGCGGCTTCCTCAAGCGCGTCAACTACTGA